Proteins from a genomic interval of Amycolatopsis sp. cg13:
- a CDS encoding aspartate aminotransferase family protein produces the protein MTTTAEPAGIATGQGAAAHDNLWLHFTRHSQAEHFPVIVRGDGAYIWDDTGKRYVDGLAGLFAVQVGHGREELAEAAARQTKQLAYFPLWGHAHPPALELAERLAAASPGDLNRVFFTVSGGESVETAWKLAKQYFKLTGKPTKHKVISRALAYHGTSQGALSITGIPGAKADFEPLVPSTLRVPNTNFYRAPEHADDYAAYGRWAADQIEQAIEFEGADTVAAVFLEPVQNTGGCFVPPPGYFERVREICDKHDVLLVSDEVICAFGRIGYDFAAKRYGYQPDIITTAKGLTSGYAPLGAVLASEKLMEPFAGGEATFMHGSTYGGHPVSCAVAHANLDLIERENLYGHVLEKETAFRATLDRLTDLPIVGDVRGTGFFYGIELVKDKATKETFTAEESERILRGYLSNALFEGGLYCRADDRAEPVVQLSPPLICDQPQFDEMEQILREALTGAWKLL, from the coding sequence ATGACCACGACCGCCGAACCCGCCGGGATCGCCACCGGCCAGGGCGCCGCCGCACACGACAACCTCTGGCTGCACTTCACGCGGCACAGTCAGGCCGAGCACTTCCCGGTGATCGTGCGCGGCGACGGTGCCTACATCTGGGACGACACCGGCAAGCGCTACGTCGACGGCCTCGCCGGGCTGTTCGCGGTGCAGGTCGGCCACGGTCGCGAGGAGTTGGCCGAAGCCGCCGCGCGGCAAACGAAACAGCTCGCGTACTTCCCGCTCTGGGGCCACGCGCATCCGCCCGCACTCGAACTGGCCGAGCGCCTGGCCGCAGCTTCGCCGGGCGACCTCAACCGCGTGTTCTTCACCGTCAGCGGCGGCGAATCCGTGGAAACGGCGTGGAAGCTCGCCAAGCAGTACTTCAAGCTGACCGGAAAACCCACTAAGCACAAGGTGATCAGCCGAGCGCTGGCGTACCACGGCACCTCGCAGGGTGCGTTGTCCATCACCGGCATTCCGGGTGCGAAGGCCGATTTCGAGCCGCTCGTGCCGAGCACCTTGCGCGTGCCGAACACGAACTTCTACCGCGCACCCGAGCACGCTGACGACTATGCGGCGTACGGCCGCTGGGCTGCCGACCAAATCGAGCAGGCTATCGAATTCGAGGGCGCGGACACCGTCGCCGCAGTATTCCTCGAACCCGTGCAAAACACCGGCGGTTGTTTTGTTCCGCCGCCGGGCTATTTCGAGCGCGTCCGCGAGATTTGCGACAAACACGACGTGCTGCTGGTGTCCGACGAGGTGATCTGCGCGTTCGGCCGGATCGGCTACGACTTCGCGGCCAAGCGGTATGGCTACCAGCCGGACATCATCACCACCGCGAAAGGCCTGACCTCGGGTTACGCCCCGCTCGGCGCGGTGCTCGCGAGCGAGAAGCTGATGGAACCGTTCGCCGGCGGCGAGGCGACCTTCATGCATGGTTCGACCTACGGCGGGCACCCGGTTTCGTGCGCGGTCGCGCACGCCAACCTCGATCTCATCGAGCGCGAGAACCTTTACGGCCATGTGCTGGAAAAGGAAACCGCCTTCCGGGCGACCCTCGACCGGTTGACCGATCTGCCGATCGTTGGCGACGTGCGCGGCACGGGTTTCTTCTACGGGATTGAACTCGTGAAGGACAAAGCGACCAAAGAGACCTTCACCGCCGAGGAATCGGAACGGATTTTGCGCGGTTATCTCTCGAACGCGCTGTTCGAGGGCGGTCTCTACTGCCGCGCCGACGACCGCGCCGAGCCGGTGGTCCAGCTGTCGCCGCCGTTGATCTGCGACCAGCCGCAGTTCGACGAGATGGAGCAGATTCTGCGCGAGGCGCTCACTGGAGCGTGGAAGTTGCTCTGA
- a CDS encoding M81 family metallopeptidase translates to MKKLRVGITGIAIESSTFSPHRSTVDDFRISRGDDLLARYDFLDEDWAADVEWVPLVDARSLPGGAVTEEAYAELSGEILDRLRSAGELDGLFFDIHGAMSVVGRSDVEASLAQEVRSILGPDVLVSASMDLHGNVSRELVTALDLITCYRMAPHEDAWETRERAARNLVARLRSGGRPKKAWVPVPVLLPGEKTSTRLEPAKSIYAAVDDVEALDGVLDAAIWVGYAWADEPRCQAAVVVMGDDVSVITKEAEYLAQSYWDARHDFAFVAPTGTLQECLTQAVASTSRPFFISDSGDNPTAGGAGDTSWSLDVLLNTPAIVDSSLTTLYAAIVDPEAVAAAVAAGVGATISVELGGKVDSGPHGPVALTAQVAAIDADDPVAGTAVVLAVGGLRVIVTARRKPYHLESDFHALGLRPREADVVIVKIGYLEPELYDMAADWLLALTPGGVDQDLLRLGHSGIVRPMFPFDPGMAAPSLAPEVF, encoded by the coding sequence ATGAAGAAGCTGCGGGTCGGGATCACCGGAATCGCCATCGAATCGAGTACCTTCTCGCCGCATAGGTCCACTGTGGACGACTTCCGGATCTCGCGCGGCGACGACTTGCTGGCCCGCTACGACTTTCTCGACGAGGACTGGGCAGCTGACGTTGAATGGGTGCCGCTGGTCGACGCCCGGTCGCTTCCCGGTGGTGCGGTCACCGAGGAGGCTTACGCTGAGCTGTCCGGGGAAATCCTGGACCGGTTGCGTTCGGCGGGCGAATTGGACGGGCTGTTCTTCGACATCCACGGCGCGATGAGCGTGGTCGGACGGTCCGATGTGGAGGCTTCGCTCGCACAGGAGGTCCGTTCCATTCTCGGCCCGGACGTCCTGGTGTCGGCGTCGATGGACTTGCACGGCAACGTTTCCCGCGAGCTGGTCACGGCGCTGGACCTGATCACCTGCTACCGGATGGCCCCGCACGAGGACGCGTGGGAGACCCGCGAGCGGGCGGCGCGGAACCTGGTGGCGCGGCTGCGGTCCGGCGGTCGGCCGAAGAAGGCTTGGGTGCCGGTTCCGGTTCTGCTGCCGGGGGAGAAGACCAGCACCCGGCTCGAACCGGCGAAGAGCATTTACGCGGCGGTGGACGACGTCGAAGCGCTCGACGGAGTCCTGGACGCGGCGATCTGGGTCGGCTACGCGTGGGCCGATGAACCACGCTGCCAGGCCGCGGTGGTGGTGATGGGCGACGACGTTTCCGTGATCACCAAGGAAGCGGAGTACCTGGCACAGTCCTATTGGGACGCTCGGCACGATTTCGCGTTCGTCGCCCCGACCGGCACCCTGCAGGAATGCCTCACGCAGGCGGTCGCTTCGACCTCGCGACCGTTCTTCATCAGCGATTCCGGCGACAACCCGACCGCTGGCGGTGCCGGGGACACGTCGTGGAGTCTGGACGTCCTGCTGAACACTCCGGCCATTGTGGACTCTTCGCTGACCACTTTGTACGCGGCCATTGTGGACCCTGAGGCTGTCGCTGCGGCGGTGGCAGCCGGTGTCGGCGCGACGATTTCCGTTGAACTGGGCGGAAAAGTCGACTCCGGCCCGCACGGTCCGGTCGCGCTCACCGCGCAGGTGGCCGCGATCGACGCCGACGACCCGGTCGCCGGAACCGCGGTGGTGCTGGCGGTCGGCGGCTTGCGGGTGATCGTGACCGCGCGCCGCAAGCCGTATCACCTCGAATCCGATTTCCACGCGCTCGGCCTGCGCCCGCGCGAGGCGGACGTCGTGATCGTCAAAATCGGCTACCTCGAACCGGAGCTGTACGACATGGCCGCCGACTGGCTGCTCGCCCTCACCCCCGGCGGCGTCGACCAGGACCTGCTCCGGCTCGGCCACTCCGGCATCGTCCGGCCGATGTTCCCGTTCGACCCCGGCATGGCGGCCCCCTCGCTCGCTCCAGAGGTCTTCTGA
- the rho gene encoding transcription termination factor Rho, which yields MTQQGILDIHGKTAALGYTPGGPSVPLSLIRTHGLRRGDELVLDNGELISVNGRPPGEKRPDFDKLTPIHPNQRLVLETSRHQLTTRVLDLVAPLGKGQRALIVAPPRTGKTTVLQAIAQSVAVNHPEAHLMVLLADERPEEVTDMTRSVHGEVVASTFDRKPAEHTAVAELALERAKRLVETGRDVVLLLDSLTRLGRAYNLAARTSGRILSGGVDASALHPMKKILGAARNIEDGGSLTIIATALVGTGSLADTVFFEELKSTGNSELRLDRMLADHRVFPAVDFFGSGTRRDELIIPPQELAVMNEVRRALSTQDPKRAAEQFLEQVRTTKSNAEFIARVNASLAVPSTVAA from the coding sequence ATGACACAGCAAGGAATTCTCGACATCCACGGCAAGACCGCCGCACTGGGCTACACCCCCGGCGGCCCGTCCGTGCCGCTGTCCCTGATCCGCACCCACGGCCTGCGCCGCGGCGACGAACTCGTCCTCGACAACGGCGAACTAATCTCCGTCAACGGCCGCCCGCCCGGCGAAAAGCGCCCCGATTTCGACAAACTCACCCCCATTCACCCCAACCAGCGACTGGTTCTCGAAACCAGCCGACACCAGCTCACCACCCGCGTTCTAGATCTAGTCGCACCGCTGGGCAAAGGCCAGCGCGCCCTGATCGTCGCCCCGCCGCGCACCGGCAAAACCACTGTGCTGCAAGCGATCGCGCAATCGGTGGCGGTCAACCACCCGGAAGCACACCTCATGGTGCTGCTCGCCGACGAACGCCCCGAAGAAGTGACGGACATGACCCGCTCTGTCCACGGCGAGGTCGTCGCGTCCACCTTCGACCGCAAACCCGCCGAACACACCGCCGTCGCCGAACTCGCTTTGGAACGCGCGAAACGCCTGGTCGAAACCGGCCGCGATGTCGTGCTGCTGCTGGATTCGCTGACCCGCCTGGGCCGCGCGTACAACCTGGCAGCCCGCACCTCCGGCCGAATCCTGTCCGGCGGCGTGGACGCCAGCGCACTGCACCCGATGAAGAAAATCCTAGGCGCGGCAAGGAACATCGAGGACGGCGGCTCGCTGACCATCATCGCGACCGCCTTGGTGGGCACGGGTTCTCTGGCTGACACGGTGTTCTTCGAGGAGCTGAAGAGCACCGGAAACTCGGAACTCCGCCTCGACCGCATGCTCGCCGACCACCGCGTATTCCCGGCCGTGGACTTCTTCGGCTCCGGCACCCGCCGCGACGAACTGATTATCCCGCCGCAGGAACTGGCCGTGATGAACGAGGTCCGCCGCGCCCTGTCCACCCAAGACCCGAAGCGGGCCGCGGAACAGTTCCTGGAACAGGTCCGCACGACCAAGTCCAACGCGGAATTCATCGCGCGGGTCAACGCTTCGCTGGCTGTTCCGTCCACAGTGGCCGCTTGA
- a CDS encoding ArsR/SmtB family transcription factor — MQPDLDKVFKALADPTRRYLLDQLREDNGQTLGELCRRLEMTRQSATQHLAVLEAANLVSSVRRGREKLHYLNPVPLHEMQERWVDRFEQPRLRMLSAVKRRAEEAMKPSFVYVTYIESTPEKVWHALTDRELTGQYWGHHNESDWNKGSRWAHVRTDGSGIADVEGEVIEAVPPKRLVTTWFDPNGPKDQEPSRATFDIEQHEGIVRLTVTHEDLPDEKAHQDVSGGWAAVLSNLKSLLETGHVLPQAPWEMP; from the coding sequence GTGCAACCCGACCTGGACAAAGTGTTCAAGGCGCTGGCGGATCCGACCCGCCGGTACCTGCTCGACCAGCTGCGCGAGGACAACGGGCAGACGCTGGGCGAGCTGTGCCGCCGGCTGGAGATGACGCGGCAGTCCGCGACCCAGCACCTCGCCGTGCTGGAGGCGGCGAATCTGGTGAGCAGCGTGCGCCGCGGCCGGGAAAAGCTGCACTACCTGAATCCGGTGCCGCTGCACGAGATGCAGGAGCGGTGGGTGGACCGGTTCGAGCAGCCGCGGCTGCGGATGCTCAGTGCCGTCAAACGTCGAGCAGAGGAAGCCATGAAGCCGAGTTTTGTGTATGTGACCTACATCGAAAGCACGCCGGAGAAGGTGTGGCACGCGCTCACCGACCGCGAGCTGACCGGACAGTATTGGGGCCACCACAACGAATCCGACTGGAACAAGGGTTCGCGGTGGGCGCACGTGCGGACCGACGGGTCCGGGATCGCCGACGTCGAGGGCGAGGTCATCGAGGCGGTCCCGCCGAAGCGCCTGGTCACCACCTGGTTCGACCCGAACGGCCCGAAGGACCAGGAGCCCTCGCGCGCGACGTTCGACATCGAACAGCACGAGGGCATCGTCCGGTTGACCGTGACCCACGAAGACCTGCCCGACGAGAAGGCGCACCAGGACGTGTCCGGCGGCTGGGCGGCGGTGCTGTCGAACCTGAAGTCGCTGCTGGAGACCGGGCACGTGCTGCCGCAGGCTCCGTGGGAGATGCCGTGA
- a CDS encoding Lrp/AsnC family transcriptional regulator: MQSQDPNRPAPPVVDDISKQIIAQLQEDGRRPYATIGKAVGLSEAAVRQRVQRLSDSGVIQIVAVSDPLQIGLFRQAMVAITVDGPLDPVADALAEMDEIEYVVLCAGRFDVLCEVLCADDEALLDVISNRIRTLPGVRTAETLVYLKLRKQSYQWGTHRR; this comes from the coding sequence ATGCAGAGCCAGGACCCGAACCGGCCCGCGCCGCCGGTGGTCGACGACATCTCGAAGCAGATCATCGCCCAGTTGCAAGAGGACGGACGGCGGCCGTACGCCACGATCGGCAAGGCCGTCGGACTGTCCGAGGCGGCGGTCCGCCAGCGGGTGCAGCGGCTGTCCGATTCGGGCGTCATCCAGATCGTCGCGGTGTCGGATCCCTTGCAGATCGGGCTTTTCCGTCAGGCGATGGTCGCGATCACGGTCGACGGCCCGCTCGATCCGGTCGCCGACGCACTGGCCGAAATGGACGAGATCGAGTACGTCGTGCTCTGCGCCGGCCGCTTCGACGTGCTGTGCGAGGTGCTCTGCGCCGACGACGAGGCGCTGCTCGACGTGATCTCCAACCGCATCCGCACGCTGCCCGGAGTGCGCACCGCGGAGACGCTCGTGTACCTCAAGCTGCGGAAACAGTCCTACCAGTGGGGCACGCACCGTCGGTGA
- a CDS encoding class I SAM-dependent methyltransferase, translated as MTPDAQPSRTALLSAAARAAHLLVDDHPAIFTDPLAHRFLGERAEELLGYHRSYGDHSALSGARTTAVTRSRYTENRLAEMAVDQYVILGAGLDSFAYREARPAHVRVFEVDKPATQHWKKKLLAEAGITTPKSVEFVAADFEKVPALTSHLAQAGFDPNRPALVSWLGVTMYLTEEAISQTLRAISGLAPGTELIVEHLLPAELRDEAGQAYAELVMAAAAAHGEPWLTFLSAEQMAALLRDHLLEPREHVRQKDIPVEWQRDDALRPTELSILTRARVRES; from the coding sequence ATGACCCCCGACGCGCAACCCAGCCGTACCGCTCTTCTCTCCGCCGCAGCGCGAGCCGCGCATCTGCTGGTCGACGACCACCCGGCAATCTTCACCGACCCGCTCGCGCACCGCTTCCTGGGAGAACGCGCCGAAGAACTCCTCGGCTACCACCGGTCCTACGGCGACCACTCAGCCCTGTCCGGTGCCCGCACAACAGCCGTCACCCGCAGCCGCTACACCGAAAACCGGCTGGCTGAAATGGCTGTCGACCAATACGTAATCCTCGGTGCCGGGCTGGATTCCTTCGCTTACCGCGAAGCCCGACCGGCCCACGTGCGAGTGTTCGAAGTGGACAAGCCCGCCACCCAGCACTGGAAAAAGAAACTGCTGGCCGAAGCCGGGATCACCACGCCCAAATCCGTCGAGTTCGTCGCCGCCGACTTCGAGAAGGTCCCGGCGTTGACCAGCCACCTTGCCCAAGCGGGGTTCGACCCGAACCGCCCAGCATTGGTCAGTTGGCTCGGCGTAACGATGTACCTCACCGAGGAAGCGATCAGCCAAACCCTCCGCGCGATCAGCGGCCTGGCTCCCGGAACAGAACTCATCGTCGAACACCTCCTCCCCGCCGAACTCCGCGACGAGGCAGGCCAGGCGTACGCGGAGCTGGTCATGGCCGCAGCAGCCGCCCACGGCGAACCCTGGCTAACGTTCCTCAGCGCCGAGCAGATGGCCGCGCTCCTGCGAGACCACCTGCTCGAGCCGAGAGAACACGTCCGGCAAAAAGACATCCCAGTCGAATGGCAACGCGACGACGCACTTCGCCCGACCGAGCTGTCCATCCTCACCAGGGCCCGCGTCAGGGAATCGTGA
- a CDS encoding APC family permease: MPPHPVPVQTDTAAGSPAPRSLTRSIGVGGGTLLTLSCVTPASSLFVLVPPLFGSLGTGTALAIGLAVLLCVGIAFCYSELGTLVPSSGGEYAMVSTVVSRFAGWITFMLSFIVILVVPPIIAIGVADYLAVAVHLDPSVAGALVMLASTGMGLVNLRSNAWLTGIFLVIEIVAIVVVSVLGFAHSDRPASVLVRPSLDGVHPIALVSVIAGLAVALFVVQGFSTAVYLAEEMREPHKTVSRTVFWTLGISAVVILVPVVAITLGVPDLATLGNLDLTALVVSWSSSTFGTIVSLCIAAAIVNAVIVMVIQNSRVLYASGRDRAWPEPVNRALSVVSPRFGAPWVATLVVGVSEAVLCFVPVETLSGVTGVAVVALYLAISVSVLWARRPAHRRPQVWRMPGWPVVPVVAVLALGYVLVSQSLLDLAITAGVLVASAGYWWGYLRRRSDRWLVTIP; this comes from the coding sequence ATGCCGCCTCATCCGGTCCCCGTCCAGACCGACACTGCCGCCGGTTCGCCCGCGCCCCGCTCGCTGACCAGATCGATCGGGGTCGGCGGCGGAACCCTGCTGACGCTCAGCTGCGTGACCCCGGCGTCGTCGTTGTTCGTTCTCGTCCCGCCGCTGTTCGGCTCGCTCGGCACCGGCACCGCGCTGGCCATCGGGCTCGCCGTGCTGCTGTGCGTCGGGATCGCGTTCTGCTACTCCGAACTCGGCACGCTGGTCCCGAGTTCGGGTGGCGAGTACGCGATGGTGTCGACGGTGGTCAGCCGGTTCGCCGGATGGATCACCTTTATGTTGTCGTTCATCGTGATTCTCGTGGTGCCGCCGATCATCGCGATCGGGGTGGCTGACTATCTGGCAGTGGCCGTCCACCTCGATCCGTCCGTGGCGGGTGCGCTGGTGATGCTGGCGTCCACCGGGATGGGCCTGGTGAACCTGCGCTCGAACGCGTGGCTGACCGGGATTTTCCTGGTGATCGAGATCGTGGCGATTGTCGTGGTGTCCGTGCTCGGCTTCGCGCACAGCGACCGGCCTGCCTCGGTGCTCGTGCGGCCCAGTCTCGACGGCGTCCATCCGATCGCGCTGGTTTCGGTGATCGCCGGGCTGGCGGTGGCGTTGTTCGTGGTGCAGGGGTTCTCGACCGCGGTGTATCTCGCGGAGGAGATGCGGGAGCCGCACAAAACGGTGTCGCGGACGGTGTTCTGGACGCTCGGCATCAGCGCGGTGGTGATTCTGGTGCCGGTTGTGGCGATCACGCTGGGCGTGCCGGATCTCGCGACGCTCGGGAATCTTGATCTGACCGCGCTTGTGGTGAGCTGGAGCAGTTCGACGTTCGGCACGATCGTCAGCCTGTGCATCGCGGCGGCGATCGTGAACGCGGTGATCGTGATGGTGATCCAGAATTCGCGCGTGCTGTACGCGTCGGGGCGGGATCGCGCATGGCCGGAGCCGGTGAACCGGGCGTTGAGTGTGGTGAGTCCGCGGTTTGGCGCGCCTTGGGTGGCGACGCTCGTGGTCGGTGTTTCGGAAGCGGTGCTGTGTTTTGTGCCGGTGGAAACGCTGAGCGGCGTGACCGGGGTGGCTGTGGTCGCGCTGTACCTGGCGATTTCGGTGAGCGTGCTGTGGGCTCGGCGACCGGCGCACCGGCGTCCGCAGGTGTGGCGGATGCCGGGGTGGCCGGTGGTGCCCGTTGTGGCGGTGCTGGCGCTCGGGTACGTGCTGGTGTCGCAGAGCCTGCTGGACCTGGCGATCACGGCTGGGGTGCTGGTCGCTTCGGCCGGGTATTGGTGGGGTTATCTGCGTCGGCGGTCGGATCGGTGGCTGGTCACGATTCCCTGA
- a CDS encoding GNAT family N-acetyltransferase: protein METERLRLTPIGPHLADELYRLHQDPGIARWYGTWTRADAEARAAEIGRSWRRDGVGKWLARHRNSGELLGRGGLSYQDVKGTRQLEIGWAIREAHWGSGYATEIGLAGLARARELGATEVVSFTEVHNARSRAVMERLGFTYRHDFPHRGEPFSLYAIPLGD from the coding sequence GTGGAGACCGAGCGCCTCCGCCTCACGCCGATCGGCCCGCACCTCGCCGACGAGCTGTACCGCCTGCATCAAGACCCCGGCATCGCCCGCTGGTACGGCACCTGGACCCGCGCCGACGCGGAGGCCCGCGCCGCGGAGATCGGCCGAAGCTGGCGACGCGACGGCGTCGGCAAATGGCTGGCCCGCCACCGGAATTCCGGAGAACTCCTCGGCCGAGGCGGACTGTCCTATCAGGACGTCAAAGGCACCCGGCAGCTGGAGATCGGCTGGGCAATACGCGAGGCGCACTGGGGAAGCGGTTACGCCACCGAGATCGGCCTCGCTGGCCTCGCCCGCGCGCGAGAACTCGGCGCGACGGAAGTGGTCTCCTTCACCGAGGTGCACAACGCCCGCTCCCGCGCGGTGATGGAACGGCTCGGCTTCACCTACCGCCACGATTTCCCGCACCGAGGCGAACCGTTCTCCCTCTACGCAATCCCGCTCGGCGACTGA